The Aspergillus chevalieri M1 DNA, chromosome 5, nearly complete sequence genome includes a region encoding these proteins:
- a CDS encoding uncharacterized protein (COG:S;~EggNog:ENOG410Q2VY), translating into MAPIASNTTFTPGLSLAQGLGSGGHSGIKSYGATYMYFCCQCNDGPKVYNHQPRCVMCNHVACANCIPAGK; encoded by the coding sequence ATGGCGCCCATCGCAAGTAACACGACATTCACCCCGGGCCTGTCGCTCGCTCAGGGTCTCGGTTCAGGAGGCCATTCCGGCATCAAGAGCTATGGCGCAACCTACATGTATTTTTGCTGCCAGTGCAATGATGGACCCAAGGTCTACAACCATCAGCCGCGCTGCGTGATGTGCAACCACGTTGCTTGCGCCAACTGCATACCGGCAGGCAAATAA